A single region of the Verrucomicrobiota bacterium genome encodes:
- a CDS encoding ABC transporter ATP-binding protein, whose amino-acid sequence MKSSGQTTGIISVRHNAEPVKPPILEIRGLRKVFPGNGRELTVLRDIDLTLLPADTCAIIGPSGSGKSTLLGLCAGLDDATAGSVRLDGQPLEVLDQDARAALRNRLVGFVFQNFQLIPTLTAIENVLVPLELRGETGRGKEAVELLAQVGLGDRLHHYPPQLSGGEQQRVALARAFIHRPKILFADEPTGNLDAETSEPIVEMLFRLNRETGTALVLVTHDPALAARARRVIKMRAGTIIATEERQHDGC is encoded by the coding sequence ATGAAGTCATCGGGTCAAACAACAGGAATAATCAGCGTCCGGCACAACGCGGAACCTGTCAAACCGCCGATCCTGGAAATCCGGGGTCTGCGCAAAGTTTTTCCCGGCAACGGGCGCGAGTTGACGGTCCTGCGCGACATCGATCTTACGCTTCTTCCCGCTGACACCTGCGCGATCATCGGCCCGTCGGGCAGCGGCAAAAGCACGCTGCTCGGCCTATGCGCCGGGCTCGACGATGCGACGGCGGGCAGCGTGCGGCTTGACGGCCAGCCGCTCGAAGTCCTCGATCAAGACGCCCGGGCCGCGCTGCGCAACCGCCTCGTCGGTTTCGTCTTTCAGAATTTCCAACTTATCCCGACGCTCACGGCGATTGAAAATGTGCTCGTCCCGCTCGAGCTGCGCGGCGAGACGGGCCGCGGCAAAGAAGCGGTGGAACTGCTTGCGCAGGTAGGGCTCGGGGATCGGCTCCATCATTACCCGCCCCAGCTTTCGGGCGGCGAACAACAGCGCGTCGCGCTCGCTCGTGCCTTCATCCATCGCCCGAAAATCCTGTTCGCCGACGAGCCGACCGGCAACCTTGATGCGGAAACGAGCGAACCGATCGTCGAGATGCTCTTCCGGCTCAACCGCGAGACCGGGACGGCGCTGGTGCTGGTCACGCATGATCCCGCGCTGGCGGCCCGCGCACGCCGGGTCATTAAAATGCGTGCCGGCACGATCATCGCCACGGAGGAGCGGCAGCATGACGGGTGCTAG
- a CDS encoding ABC transporter permease, with protein sequence MRRWFTRANQPILVAGACIVIMLAAGASINRNFLSLNYLLQQLEVASFLGIIAAGLMLVVLLGHIDLSIPWTITIGGMMATAVANAQATAGLLTLPAGLGCGLVVGLINGCGIAWLRVPSMIFTLGMNAVLQGLVVLYTGGAAPASHATRLMSMMAVDRTFGVPNALFVWGAVSAVIVFILRATQFGRYIYAVGNRERAAYLSGVPTRLVIVSCFVISGLTAALAGIMLTGYSTKAYQGMGDPYLLPSIAAIVLGGTHVLGGTGRYLGTVVGVLLIVLLQSILSVLQMPEAGRQIIYGGVLLGMLLTYGRGARLSE encoded by the coding sequence ATGAGGCGCTGGTTCACCCGTGCAAACCAGCCGATCCTCGTCGCCGGCGCCTGCATCGTGATCATGCTGGCGGCCGGTGCAAGCATCAACCGCAACTTCCTTTCACTCAACTACCTGTTACAGCAACTCGAGGTTGCGTCGTTTCTGGGAATCATTGCGGCCGGATTGATGCTCGTTGTCCTGCTCGGCCACATCGATCTTTCGATCCCGTGGACGATCACGATCGGCGGGATGATGGCGACGGCGGTTGCTAACGCGCAAGCAACGGCGGGGCTCCTGACGTTGCCGGCCGGGCTGGGTTGCGGGTTAGTCGTGGGTCTGATCAATGGCTGCGGGATTGCCTGGTTGCGGGTGCCGTCGATGATCTTCACCTTGGGTATGAACGCGGTTCTGCAGGGATTGGTGGTGCTGTATACGGGCGGAGCCGCACCTGCGAGCCACGCCACCAGGCTTATGTCGATGATGGCGGTAGACAGGACCTTCGGCGTGCCTAATGCCTTGTTCGTCTGGGGCGCGGTTTCGGCGGTTATCGTCTTCATTCTGCGAGCTACGCAGTTTGGACGCTACATCTACGCCGTCGGCAACCGCGAGCGGGCCGCTTACCTGTCCGGGGTTCCGACGCGCCTCGTGATCGTGTCCTGCTTCGTGATCAGCGGCCTGACTGCCGCGTTGGCCGGGATCATGCTAACCGGATATTCAACCAAGGCGTACCAGGGCATGGGCGACCCCTACCTTCTACCGTCCATCGCGGCGATCGTGCTGGGCGGTACGCACGTGCTCGGCGGGACCGGGCGCTACCTGGGGACCGTCGTCGGAGTTCTGCTGATCGTCCTGCTGCAAAGCATCTTGTCGGTCTTGCAAATGCCGGAAGCAGGCCGCCAGATCATTTATGGCGGGGTGCTTCTCGGCATGCTGCTCACTTACGGGCGTGGGGCTCGCTTAAGCGAGTAA
- a CDS encoding CopG family transcriptional regulator, with amino-acid sequence MRTTLDLDDDVLEAARALAKMRNQTMGKVVSELVRQGLHRPPTKLKNRDGVPVLPKRSDIVVTNEFINRLREEQGI; translated from the coding sequence ATGCGGACCACTCTGGATCTCGACGATGATGTTTTGGAGGCGGCACGAGCGTTGGCCAAGATGCGGAACCAGACGATGGGAAAAGTGGTTTCCGAACTGGTCCGCCAGGGCCTGCACCGGCCGCCGACTAAGCTGAAAAACCGGGATGGCGTCCCGGTGCTGCCTAAGCGCTCCGACATCGTGGTAACCAACGAGTTCATCAACCGGTTGCGCGAGGAACAAGGCATTTAG
- a CDS encoding ATP-binding cassette domain-containing protein, protein MGNPFLRLEGVTKRYGGVTALADVNFECSPGTIHAVVGENGAGKSSLMKIIAGVIRPDEGRIYVENAPVHFASPSDATRYGIACIFQELSLLPDLSVADNISIINPPKRFGLIDRPRQRQRAREILREIGCADVHPSDRAKDLPLSRQQMVEIAKALVRQSRLIIMDEATSALTARDVDQLYKIIRQLRDRGLAILYISHRMHEIAALADVCSVFRNGKHIATFPMAGKTAAEIVPLMIGREVTQAYPPKHSPTVRTGRGDGAEGTGAESRSEVPALDARNLHWERALNGISVSVKNGEIVGLGGLDGQGQSELLLALFGVLRGVEGELLINGTPRSIAHPGQAKASGVGMALIPEDRKTEGLLLPMSIRDNLVLAAAHDLSKHGVIDPGKERAAIDEAVGRLRIKVNDLDAPVRTLSGGNQQKVVLGKWLMKGPRILLFNDPTRGIDVGTKQEVYRLIRELARAGIAILFYSTDYEELIGMCDRVVVCYAGKPVRELKGEELNDRSLITASLNLSEESARSEASTTVREAGDPGRSKRQAFRRFWRRNAGPITAFFVFAAMFLLFAVRQQNGLSTNIVTSVSNKAVVLALVAMGQTLVILTGGFDLSAGMIMTMACCLASVVLNGSPGQIALGALAVLASGLAAGAINAVMVVLGRIQPIIVTLATGAIYFGVALWLRPSPGGEVSEDLSNALTYDVAGVPATFLLLAGSWLFVWWPFRNSVVGRTCYALGSSESAAYMSGLAIGRARFAAYSLAGVLSAAGGLLLALISLSGEASASQGGLYTLNSIAAVAIGGTSLFGGSGGMIGSILGALVLRTISDLLFVFNAPALWQPLFQGLILLGAVCVGGLRVLRRKNQLEVFL, encoded by the coding sequence ATGGGGAATCCGTTCCTAAGGCTTGAAGGAGTCACCAAGCGGTACGGGGGCGTTACCGCCCTGGCGGACGTTAATTTCGAATGCTCGCCCGGCACCATCCACGCCGTCGTCGGCGAAAATGGCGCCGGTAAGAGCTCGTTGATGAAGATCATCGCGGGCGTAATCCGGCCCGACGAGGGCCGGATTTATGTCGAGAACGCCCCGGTTCATTTTGCTTCACCGTCCGATGCAACCCGGTACGGGATCGCCTGTATTTTTCAGGAGCTTTCCCTCCTGCCGGATCTTTCGGTCGCAGATAATATTTCGATCATCAATCCGCCAAAACGGTTTGGATTGATCGACCGGCCGCGACAACGGCAACGGGCCAGAGAGATTCTCCGCGAGATCGGCTGCGCGGACGTCCATCCGTCGGACCGCGCCAAGGATCTACCTTTGTCGCGCCAACAGATGGTTGAGATCGCGAAGGCGCTGGTCCGGCAATCCCGCCTGATCATCATGGATGAAGCGACGTCTGCCTTGACGGCGCGGGACGTGGACCAGCTGTATAAGATAATCCGGCAGCTTCGGGATCGAGGGCTGGCGATTCTCTACATCTCGCACCGGATGCACGAGATTGCGGCGCTGGCCGATGTCTGTTCGGTGTTCAGGAATGGGAAGCACATCGCGACATTTCCGATGGCCGGGAAAACGGCCGCGGAAATTGTCCCGCTCATGATCGGACGGGAGGTAACGCAGGCCTACCCGCCGAAGCATTCGCCAACGGTAAGGACCGGCCGCGGGGACGGAGCCGAGGGAACCGGCGCCGAGTCCCGATCGGAAGTCCCGGCCCTCGACGCACGAAATCTTCACTGGGAACGGGCGCTGAACGGGATTTCGGTAAGCGTGAAGAATGGCGAAATTGTCGGACTCGGCGGTCTCGACGGGCAGGGACAGAGCGAATTGCTGTTAGCGCTGTTCGGGGTGTTACGCGGGGTTGAGGGCGAACTGCTGATCAACGGCACGCCGCGGTCGATCGCGCACCCGGGCCAGGCAAAAGCGTCCGGTGTGGGCATGGCCCTGATTCCGGAAGACCGCAAGACCGAGGGCTTGCTTCTCCCCATGTCCATCCGGGACAACCTCGTGCTGGCGGCGGCCCACGATTTAAGCAAGCACGGGGTGATTGATCCGGGGAAGGAGCGAGCCGCCATCGATGAAGCGGTCGGCAGGCTGCGCATCAAGGTGAATGACCTCGATGCGCCGGTTCGCACGCTCTCCGGCGGCAACCAGCAGAAGGTAGTCCTCGGCAAATGGCTGATGAAAGGGCCCCGGATCCTGCTTTTCAACGATCCGACGCGCGGCATTGATGTCGGCACCAAACAGGAAGTGTACCGCCTGATCCGCGAACTCGCGCGGGCGGGGATCGCCATCCTGTTCTACTCGACTGACTACGAGGAGCTCATCGGAATGTGCGATCGCGTGGTGGTCTGCTATGCAGGCAAGCCGGTGCGCGAGCTCAAAGGGGAAGAACTGAACGATCGCAGCCTGATCACGGCTTCGCTCAACCTCAGCGAGGAATCCGCCCGATCGGAAGCTTCGACCACGGTGCGTGAAGCGGGCGACCCCGGCCGCTCGAAACGTCAGGCGTTCCGGCGGTTCTGGCGGCGAAACGCCGGGCCGATCACGGCCTTTTTTGTATTTGCGGCCATGTTTCTGCTTTTCGCCGTCCGGCAGCAAAATGGCCTTTCGACTAACATTGTGACGTCGGTATCAAACAAGGCGGTAGTCCTGGCGCTGGTGGCAATGGGCCAGACGTTAGTCATTCTAACCGGTGGTTTTGACTTGTCCGCCGGGATGATCATGACGATGGCGTGTTGTCTGGCTTCCGTGGTCCTTAACGGTTCGCCCGGCCAGATCGCCCTGGGCGCGCTGGCGGTCCTGGCCAGCGGGTTGGCGGCCGGGGCGATCAATGCCGTGATGGTCGTCCTTGGCCGGATCCAACCGATCATCGTCACCTTGGCTACCGGCGCGATTTACTTCGGCGTGGCTCTCTGGTTACGCCCGAGTCCCGGGGGCGAGGTAAGCGAAGATCTCAGCAACGCGTTAACGTACGATGTTGCCGGGGTACCGGCTACCTTCCTGCTCCTGGCGGGCAGCTGGCTCTTCGTCTGGTGGCCCTTCCGGAACTCGGTGGTGGGGCGCACCTGTTATGCGCTGGGGTCGTCGGAAAGCGCCGCGTACATGTCGGGCCTTGCGATCGGGCGCGCCAGGTTTGCTGCGTACTCATTGGCGGGCGTCCTGTCGGCCGCCGGCGGCTTGTTACTGGCGCTGATTTCGCTGTCGGGCGAAGCCAGCGCCAGCCAGGGAGGACTTTACACGCTGAACTCGATCGCCGCCGTCGCAATCGGGGGTACCTCGCTGTTTGGCGGTTCCGGAGGGATGATCGGCTCGATTCTCGGCGCGCTGGTGCTGCGGACGATCAGCGACCTGTTATTCGTGTTCAACGCCCCTGCATTGTGGCAACCCCTCTTTCAGGGTCTGATCCTGCTGGGGGCAGTTTGTGTAGGTGGGTTACGGGTGCTGCGCCGGAAAAACCAGCTCGAGGTGTTTCTATGA
- a CDS encoding ABC transporter permease, with protein MAWRDSRTQRGRLAIFSLAIVAGIAALVAIHSLKASVRTGVATQAKALLGSDLQISSRQPISEPDAAKLAARAKRVSREISFSSMLYFPGADAARLVQVRGIQGDYPFYGQVETTPAGAWERLRSGRGILLEPALLEQFNAKVGDNVKLGAIELPILGIVNKPPPRSSRFSGFAPEAYVALADLARTGLLGTTSLAFYCLHLELSPGADPQETKGAVLAAFPEATWRLETPQDRRDTLGDALDHFEQYLSLIALAAFVLGVIGVAGAVHAHVSRRAPTVAILRCLGCPADLAFSIYLAQAAALGALGALLGAAVGIGLHLGVLARYGQLLPVALRPAPEWPVAAQTTAAGFAVCCGFALLPLLRVRRISPAATLRQSAALDRVTGWWRAWPVYLLLAALLTLLALVNAPDWKRALGMVAGLGVAFGILIAVAQGLVLAARRLVRPTWPYLVRQGISNLHRPHNQTLLFLLSLGLGTFLLLTVLLTNNLLTQRLAVANSPDSPNVYLIDVQPDQVEAVSALVRSLQLPVLESAPMVTMRLQSMRGVPVRQLEQQGAVPKWVLQREFRSTYRDHLNATETLAAGEWLTRVPDPNGPVPVSLEEGIAKDLHAGLGDELVFDVQGVPVRARITSLRKVDWSRFNLNFYMVFPPGVLEGAPGFHVLTTRVAAGMSSGDLQRALVRKFPNVTAIDLTLILATIRGMLEKISRVVSVLAGFTVAAGLPILAGTLLNGRDQRLYESVLLRTLGASAGQVRVILMIEYATLGTLSALAGVVLAAAANAALALFVFDGNPWPDPPLLAVAFAAVIGVALLGGLALSRGVCRHPPLKILRGTAQPG; from the coding sequence ATGGCGTGGCGCGACAGCCGCACCCAGCGCGGGCGGCTGGCAATCTTCTCACTCGCGATCGTCGCCGGCATCGCCGCGCTGGTCGCCATTCATTCGCTCAAAGCCAGCGTCCGGACCGGCGTCGCCACCCAGGCCAAGGCCCTGCTCGGGTCCGACCTGCAGATCTCCTCTCGCCAGCCCATCTCCGAACCGGACGCCGCAAAGCTTGCCGCCCGGGCGAAACGCGTCAGCCGCGAGATCAGCTTTTCGTCAATGCTCTACTTTCCGGGCGCAGACGCTGCGCGGCTGGTTCAAGTCCGGGGGATCCAGGGTGACTACCCCTTTTACGGCCAAGTCGAAACCACCCCGGCCGGAGCATGGGAACGGCTGCGCTCCGGACGCGGAATTCTGCTCGAGCCTGCGTTGCTGGAACAATTCAACGCGAAAGTCGGGGATAACGTAAAACTCGGCGCCATCGAGCTGCCGATTCTCGGCATCGTAAACAAGCCGCCACCGCGCAGCAGCCGCTTCAGCGGGTTTGCGCCGGAAGCTTACGTCGCCCTCGCGGACCTGGCGCGCACCGGTCTGCTCGGCACCACGAGCCTAGCATTCTATTGCCTTCACCTTGAATTGTCTCCCGGCGCAGATCCGCAGGAAACCAAGGGGGCCGTCCTGGCCGCGTTTCCCGAAGCGACCTGGCGTCTCGAGACGCCCCAGGACCGGCGGGACACGCTCGGCGATGCGCTCGACCATTTTGAGCAATACCTTTCTTTGATTGCACTGGCTGCCTTTGTGCTCGGGGTGATCGGCGTTGCCGGCGCTGTCCACGCCCACGTCAGCCGCCGCGCGCCCACCGTTGCGATCTTGCGCTGCCTCGGCTGCCCGGCGGATCTGGCCTTCAGCATTTACCTCGCCCAAGCGGCTGCGTTGGGCGCGCTCGGCGCCTTACTCGGCGCGGCCGTCGGAATCGGGTTGCACCTTGGGGTGCTCGCAAGGTATGGCCAGCTTCTCCCGGTTGCCCTGCGCCCCGCGCCCGAATGGCCGGTGGCGGCGCAGACCACGGCGGCGGGGTTCGCCGTGTGCTGCGGGTTTGCGCTGCTGCCGTTGCTGCGCGTACGGCGCATCTCGCCCGCCGCGACGCTCCGCCAATCCGCGGCACTGGACAGGGTCACCGGCTGGTGGCGGGCGTGGCCGGTCTACCTGCTGCTTGCCGCCCTGCTCACCCTGCTCGCCCTGGTCAATGCGCCCGATTGGAAACGCGCGCTTGGCATGGTGGCCGGCCTCGGTGTGGCGTTCGGCATCCTCATCGCGGTGGCTCAGGGCCTGGTCCTGGCCGCGCGGCGCCTGGTCCGCCCGACGTGGCCGTACCTGGTTCGCCAAGGGATTTCGAACCTTCATCGTCCGCACAACCAGACGCTCCTTTTCCTGCTTTCCCTCGGCCTCGGCACGTTCCTGCTCTTAACCGTCCTGCTCACGAATAATCTTCTTACCCAGCGGCTGGCCGTGGCGAACTCGCCGGATAGTCCGAACGTTTACCTTATCGATGTGCAGCCGGACCAGGTCGAAGCGGTAAGCGCGCTGGTACGGTCGTTGCAACTCCCGGTCCTGGAAAGCGCGCCCATGGTCACCATGCGCCTTCAATCGATGCGCGGGGTGCCCGTGCGGCAGTTGGAACAGCAAGGGGCGGTTCCGAAGTGGGTGCTCCAGCGCGAGTTTCGTTCCACGTACCGTGACCACTTGAACGCCACCGAGACATTGGCAGCCGGCGAGTGGCTCACGCGGGTGCCGGATCCGAACGGCCCGGTACCGGTATCGCTCGAGGAGGGAATCGCCAAAGACCTGCACGCCGGCCTCGGCGACGAACTCGTGTTCGACGTGCAAGGCGTACCGGTGCGGGCCCGGATCACCAGCCTGCGCAAAGTCGATTGGAGCCGCTTCAACCTGAACTTCTATATGGTCTTCCCGCCCGGAGTCCTCGAGGGCGCGCCGGGTTTTCACGTCCTGACCACGCGCGTCGCGGCAGGCATGTCCTCGGGCGACCTTCAACGCGCGCTCGTCCGGAAGTTTCCGAACGTAACCGCCATCGACCTGACCCTCATCCTGGCGACCATCCGCGGGATGCTGGAGAAGATTTCCCGGGTTGTATCGGTGCTCGCCGGGTTTACCGTGGCCGCAGGACTGCCGATCCTGGCCGGCACGTTGCTCAACGGCCGCGACCAACGCCTGTACGAAAGCGTCCTTTTGCGGACGCTCGGCGCATCGGCCGGACAGGTACGCGTGATTCTCATGATCGAGTACGCAACCCTTGGAACGCTGTCCGCCCTGGCAGGCGTGGTCCTTGCGGCAGCCGCCAATGCCGCCCTTGCCCTTTTCGTGTTCGACGGCAATCCCTGGCCCGACCCGCCGCTTTTGGCCGTGGCGTTTGCCGCGGTCATAGGCGTGGCCCTGCTGGGCGGGCTCGCGTTGAGTCGTGGAGTCTGCCGCCATCCGCCGCTGAAAATTCTGCGCGGCACCGCTCAGCCTGGATAA
- a CDS encoding arylesterase, producing MTSLRVLTLSLLLWTSGLLWAADGPKTNGGSAPSPGRVVILGDSITAGYGLDDPAQQAYPALLQRKIDAAGLPFTVVNGGVSGDTTAGGLRRVDWVLGPGTAILVVALGGNDGLRGIPPRQTAENLAAIIRRARAKNSGIAVMVAGMQMPESMGREFAEQFQALFPRVAAENDAILIPFLLEGVGGVPDLNQPDRIHPTAEGQQRVAANVWAVLQPVLEARQATAGDARSGR from the coding sequence ATGACTTCATTAAGGGTTCTTACGCTTTCACTTCTGTTGTGGACGAGCGGGCTACTATGGGCCGCAGATGGCCCCAAGACAAACGGCGGCAGCGCCCCCTCGCCGGGGCGCGTCGTCATTCTCGGCGACAGCATCACGGCCGGGTACGGCCTCGATGACCCGGCGCAACAAGCCTACCCGGCGTTGTTGCAGCGGAAAATCGATGCCGCCGGGCTGCCGTTTACGGTAGTCAATGGGGGGGTAAGCGGCGATACCACGGCCGGCGGGTTGCGGCGCGTCGACTGGGTGCTCGGGCCCGGCACGGCGATCCTGGTGGTTGCGCTCGGGGGGAATGACGGCCTGCGTGGTATCCCGCCCCGGCAAACCGCGGAAAACCTTGCCGCCATCATCCGGCGCGCCCGTGCCAAAAATTCCGGCATCGCCGTGATGGTAGCCGGCATGCAAATGCCGGAAAGCATGGGACGCGAGTTCGCCGAACAGTTTCAGGCGCTGTTCCCGCGCGTTGCGGCGGAGAACGATGCGATCCTGATTCCGTTTCTGCTCGAAGGCGTGGGCGGCGTGCCCGACCTGAACCAACCGGATCGGATTCACCCGACCGCGGAGGGTCAGCAGCGCGTCGCGGCGAATGTCTGGGCGGTTCTGCAGCCGGTGTTGGAAGCCCGTCAGGCCACGGCCGGTGACGCTCGCTCCGGCCGGTAA
- a CDS encoding VapC toxin family PIN domain ribonuclease, producing the protein MYLLDINVLLALCDEAHEFHEVAWTWFTPRRAKGWVTCPLTENGFLRILGHPAHPSRLGSLEGAREILDGLCQSEGHRFWADEVSVRNRSQFPELAQVTPKTLTDVYLLGLAAMKKARFATFDRRVNARIVMGGSHALEVISQ; encoded by the coding sequence GTGTATCTGCTCGACATCAACGTACTGTTGGCCCTGTGCGACGAGGCGCACGAATTTCATGAGGTGGCGTGGACGTGGTTTACGCCGCGCCGCGCGAAGGGCTGGGTCACCTGTCCCTTGACGGAGAACGGTTTCTTACGCATCCTCGGGCATCCTGCGCACCCCTCTCGGCTGGGTTCCCTGGAGGGCGCGCGAGAGATTCTGGATGGACTGTGCCAGAGCGAAGGCCACCGGTTTTGGGCCGATGAGGTGAGCGTGCGAAACCGCTCCCAATTTCCCGAGTTGGCGCAGGTTACCCCGAAAACCTTGACCGATGTATATCTGCTCGGGCTGGCGGCAATGAAAAAGGCGCGCTTCGCCACCTTCGATCGTCGCGTCAACGCCCGCATTGTAATGGGTGGATCACACGCCTTGGAAGTGATTTCGCAGTGA